The genomic region CTGGTCGCGGGCGCGGTGGCCACCCGGAGCGGAGCGGTCGTCGGAGTGTCCAACCTGTTCGCAGTGGACGGCACGGAGCCGGACGCCGCCTGGGCGGGCTGCCTGGGAGCACTGGCGGAACTCTTCCCCACGGCGCCGGTGGTCGGCTACGAACACGGCGACGACCTGACCTCCGCACTCCGCAACGGCTTCGACGCGGTGGGACCGCTGCGGATCTGGCTGCGCAGCGCCTGAGGGATCCGCCTACGGTTCGCTCAAGGGGCCGTGGGCGGTCGGGCTGTTCCCGGATCAGGCCGGCGGCTCCTCGGGGAAGTGGCAGGCCGTCAGGTGGCTCTCCTTGCTGTCCGTCAGCCGGAGCAGCGGGGGCTCGTCCGTGGCGCACTTCTCCGTGGCCTTCCAGCAGCGCGTACGGAACCGGCAGCCGGACGGCGGGTTCAGCGGCGAGGGGACGTCGCCCGTGAGGCGGATACGGCTGTCCTGCTGCTCGGCGTCGGCGTCGGGGACCGTCGCCTCGGGGACGGCGGACAGGAGCGCCCGGGTGTACGGGTGGCGCGGGGCGCTGTAGAGGCTCTCCCGGTCGGCGATCTCGACGATCTTGCCGAGGTACATCACCGCGACCCGGTGCGAGAAGTGCCGGACGATCGCCAGGTCGTGGGCGATGAAGAGGAACGAGATCCCCATGTCGCGCTGGAGCTGCTGGAGGAGGTTGACGACCTGCGCCTGGATGGAGACGTCCAGGGCGGAGACCGGCTCGTCCGCGACGATCAGCTTCGGCTGGAGGGCCAACGCCCGTGCCACGCCGATGCGCTGGCGCTGCCCGCCGGAGAACTCGTGCGGGAAGCGGTTGTAGTGCTCCGGGCTCAGCCCGACGATCTCCAGCAGCTCGCGGACCCGCTTCTCCTGGCCCCCGGGCGGATTGATGCCGTTGACCTCCATCGGACCACCGACGATCTTGCCGACCGTCTGGCGCGGGTTGAGGGAGGAGTACGGGTCCTGGAAGATCATCTGGATCTCGGAGCGGACCGGCGCCAGTTCCTTGCGGGAGGCGTGCGAGATGTCGCGGCCGGCGTAGGTGATGCGACCACGGGTGGGTTCGAGGAGCCGGGTGATGAGGCGGCCCGTCGTCGACTTGCCGCAGCCCGACTCGCCTACCAGGCCCAGCGATTCGCCCTCGTGGACGGTGAAGTCCAGACCGTCCACGGCCTGCACGTCCGCGATCCTGCGCTTGAAGGGGAAGCCACCCATCACCGGGAAGTACTTGGTGAGGCCGCTGACTTCGAGCAGGGGGGTGGGGGTTGTCATGGTCGGTGTCCCTTGGCTCTCGGTCAGCTCAGCCGGGGCTGGATCTGGTGGGTGAAGAGGTCCTGTCGCTGTTCCGCACTGAGGTGGCAGGCCGCGCCGCGCCCGGCGGTGACGTCCAGCGGCGGCTGCTGGGTGACGCAGGCGTCGCCCTCGACCTGGTCCTTGAAGGTACAGCGCGGGTGGAAGCGGCAGCCCGTCGGCGGGTTGAGCAGGCTCGGCGGGGTGCCGGGGATCGGGGTCAGCGGAATGCCCAGCGGCGAGGACAGACTCGGCATCGACGCCAGCAGGCCCCAGGTGTACGGGTGCTGGGGTGCGGTGAGCACTTCCTTCGTGGTGCCCCGCTCCACGCACCGGCCGCCGTACATCACCAGGACGTCGTCCGCGACGTTGGCGATCACCCCCAGGTCGTGGGTGATGAAGATGATCGACGTCCCGGTCTGCTGCTGGAGGTCCTTGAGCACATCGAGGATCTGCGCCTGCACGGTGACGTCGAGCGCGGTGGTCGGCTCGTCGGCGATCACCAGCTCGGGATCGCAGACCAGTGCCATCGCGATCATCGCGCGCTGCCGCATACCGCCACTGAACTGGTGCGGGTAGTCGTCCACCCGCAGGTCCGGCTGCGGGATGCCGACCTTGGCCAGCATCTCGATCGCCCGCTTGCGGGCTTCGCCCCGGGAAGCGCCGTTGTGCTTGCGGTAGGGCTGCGCGATCTGTGCGCCGACGGTGTGGTAAGGCGAGAGAGCGGTCAGTGCGTCCTGGAAGATCATCGACATCTTCTTGCCGCGAAGCCGCTCCAGCGTCCGCTCCGGGGCCCTGGAGAGCTCTTCACCGTCGAGGACGATCTCACCTTCGACAGAGGTCGTCTCCGGGTTGTGCAGGCCCAGGATCGTCAGGTTGGTGACCGACTTGCCCGATCCGGACTCACCTACGATGCCCAGCGTTCTGCCGCGCTCCACGTCGAAGGAGAGCCCGTCGACGGCCTTGACGGTGCCGTCCTCGGTGGAGAAGTGCACCTTCAGGTCGCGTACCGAGAGAAAGGGGGTGGTGGCGCTCATGCTCTTGTCTACTCCTCGGGCCTCAGGCCAGCCGCACGCGCGGGTCGATCATGGCGTACACCGCATCGATGATGATGTTGAAGATGACGATCGCGCCCGCGGCGACCAGGACGACACCCAGCAGCATCGGCAGATCGCTGTTGGAGACGGCCTTGATGGAGAGTTCACCGATGCCGTGCAGGGTGAACACCTGCTCGGTGATGATCGCGCCGCCGAAGAGCACCCCGAGGTCCAGGCCGAAGATGGTGGCGATCGGCCCCATCGCGCCGCGCCAGGCGAACTGGAAGAAGACCGTGGCGCGTGACAGGCCCTTGGCACGGGCGGTGCGTACGTAGTCCTCGCTGAGCGTCTCGACGAGCTGGGAGCGTGTCATACGGGTGTAGTTGGCCGTGAAGATGATCGACAGGACCAGCCAGGGCAGCAGCAGCCCGGTGGCCCAGGAGACCGGGTTCTGGGTGAACGGCGTGTAGGTGGCCCGGCTCAGCAGATGCCACTGGTCGACCAGGAAGTACGTGGCCAGGACGCCGACGACGTAGATCTGCATCGAGGAGCCGAGGAGCGAGGCCGAGCTGGCGATCTTGTCGACCGCCTTGCCCTGCTTGACGGCGGCGAGCATGCCTGTACCGACACCGAAGATCAGGTAGACCACGGAGGCGCCGATCGCCAGCGAGACGGTGGTCGGGAACCGGTCCAGGATGGTGCCCCAGACCGGCTCGCGGTTGGCGAACGAGTAGCCCAGGCAGGGCGCGTCGCAGTGCCCGAAGGTGGCGTAGTCGCGGCCGGCGAAGACACCGACGAGCCAGTGCCAGTACTGGACCGGGACCGGGTCGGAGATCCCCAGGTTGTGGCGTACGAGTTCCAGGGTCTGCGGGGTGCAGATCTTGCCGCAGGCCATCCGGGCGGGATCGCGTGGGGCGGCGTAGAAGAGGTAGAAGGTGACGGCGCTGATGATCAGCAGGATCACGAGTGCGCCGAGTGTCCGGCGAATGAGGAAGCGGAGCATGGGCGTTCGTGGCTTTCCTGGGGAGCGCCGTCAGGCGGATGGACAGGACCTGGGAGGCGGCGGCACGAACTCCCGCCGCCTCGTGGCCGGTTACTTCTTGACGTACAGCTTGTAGAGCATGCAGCCGTCGAAGTTCGGGTCCATCTGGACGTTGCCGACCTTGGAGCCGTGCAGATACATGCGGCGCATGTAGAACTCGGGGATGACCGGAGCCTGCTCCATGATCTGCTTGTCCAGCGCGGCCCACGCCTTGCCGGCCTGCTCCTGGTCGGCGATCGCGGTGGCCGCCGCGATGGCCTTGGTGACGGCCGGGCTGGTGAAGTGCGCGTAGTTCGGGGAGTTGTCGAAGACGGTTCCCTTGTCGAACAGCGGCTGGAAGACGGTGTAGCCGGTCGGCCAGTCCGCGGACCAGGCGGTCCAGTAGACGTCGTACTTGTTGTCGACCTTGCCGAAGATGTCGTACATGGAGTTCTGGTCCACCGGCTTGGTGATGCAGTTGAAGCCGGCCTTCTCCAGTGCCCGCTGGATGACGACCGCGATCTTGTCGTAGGTGTCCGTCTGCGGGTAGGCGAGGACGATCTTCTGGCCGACCTTGCCGATCTTCTTCAGCATGGCCTTGGCCTTGACCGGGTCGCCGGTCGGGGTCGTCAGCTTGCCGTAGAGGTCGAACTTCTCGTAGCCGGAGACGAGCGGCGACATGATCGTGGTGGCGTAGTCGCCGAAGGAGTCGCCGCCCGCGGTCTGCCGGATCTGCTGCAGCGGCCAGGCGATGTTGAGGGCCTTACGGACCTCGGTGTCGGTGATCCGGGTGGTGTTGATGGACCACATGCTGGTGCCGGAGCCGATGCCCTGGACGATGCGGCTCTTGAACTTGGGGTCGGTGAGGACCGTTTGCACCCGCTCGGTGGCGACGTTGATGTCGATGGTCACCGCGTACTTGTCCTTGCCGGCGTCCGCGATGAAGCGGTCGGTGCCGGCCAGCGACGTCGGGCCGAACTCGAACTCGAACTTGTCCGGGTACGCGTTGCGGATCGGGTCGGTCTTCGGGTCCCAGTGCTCGTTGCGCACCAGCTCCATGGACTTGTCGGTCACATGGCTGGTGATGCGGTACGGGCCGCAGGAGTAAGGCTTCTTGTCGTACGCCTGCTTGGTGTCGTGCTTCTTCGACGCCACCGCGTACGTGTACATCGCGAGCGTGAAGTTGAAGTCCTGACGGGCCGTCTGGAGCTTGAAGACGACGGTCTTGTCGTCCGGGGTCTGGACGGCGTCGAGGCTCTTGCCCGTGTAGGGGCCGGAGTACTTCTTGCGGAAGTCGGTGAGCGAACCGGTCAGCCAGCCCTGGGCGTACGTGGCGCCCTCCGTGGTGAAGTCCGCGAAACCGCGCTCGATGGAGTACTTGACGTCGGCGGAGGTGACGGCCGAGCCGTCCTCCCACTTCAGCCCGTCCTTGAGCGTGAACGTCCAGGTCTTGCCGTTGTCACTGACGGTGCCGACATCGGTGGCGAGGTCGCCGACGAGGGTCATGGAACCGTCGTCGGCGATCTTGTAGCCGGTGAGGGCCCGGGTGACCATCAGGTCGAGGGACGAGTTGGGCGCGTAGTAGATGCGCTGCGGGTCCAGGTGCGTGAAGTCGCCGCGGTTGATGACCTGGACGGTGCCGCCCTTGGTGGCGCCGGGGGCCTCCGGGGCAGGACCGGTGGAGTCGGCCTTGGTGCCGACCGCGATCTTCGAGGTCTTGGCCGCGTCGTGCTTGCCGTTCGAACCCGAGCCGGAGCCGCCACCGGCGTTGCCGGAGCTGCAGCCGGCGAGCCCCATGGTGCTTGCGGCCGCGACCGCCGTGGCGGAGATCAAAAAGGTTCTGCGCGAGGTCGTCATCAAGTCCTGCCTTGTCGATGGAGATCAGGGAGAAGCGGAAGGAGCGAGGTGGCCCGGGAGCCGGGAGGCGTCACCGCCGGGTGCAGGGTCAGCGGTTCGTCTTCGGGTCGACCGCGTCGCGGACCGAGTCGCCGAGAAGGTTGAAGGCGAGCACGAAGACCACCATCGCCACACCGGGGAAGAGCATGAAGGTGATGTCGTCGCTGTAGACCGCGGCGCCGCGCTGGATCATCACACCCCAGTCGGGCGTCGGGTCGACGATGCCGACGCCGAGGAACGCGAGGCCGGCCTCCGCGGTCACGAACGCGGGCAGCCCGAGCGTCGCCTGGATGAGGATCGGCGTCCACAGGTTGGGCAGCAGCTCCTTGAAGATGATCCGGGCCGGCGAGGCGCCCGTCACCTTGGCGGCCTCGACGAACTCCCGCTCCCGCAGGGCCAGTACCTGACCGCGCAGCAGCCGGGCGATCGAGGCCCAGCCGAACGCGGTGAGTACCCCGACGAGACAGAGCACCGTGAGCCAGATCGGCGTGCTCTCCTCGGGAGAGACGAAGACGCTCAGGACGATCGGCATGAACGCGATGAAGAAGAGCGTGGAGGGGAACGCCAGCAGGATGTCGATGACCCGGCCGACGAAGTAGTCCGTCTTCCCGCCCAGGTATCCAGCTGTGACGCCCACGGCCACGCCGATCAGGACGGTGAACAGGGTGGCCGCAGTGGCGATCAGCAGCGAGTTCCGGATGCCGTACAGGAGGAAGGTGAAGACGTCCCGTCCCAGGCCGGGCTCGATACCGAACCAGAAGTCGGAGCTGATGCCGCCGTTGGGTTTGACCGGGTTGGCGAAGTCGTTGAGGAGCCCCGGGGTGTCCTGGCCGTAGGTGTCGTACGGGTTCTTGCCGTACAGCGCCGAGATCAGGGGCGCGCATATCCCGATCAGGAAGAAGAAGAGGACGACGCAGGCAGAGACCACCCCGGTCCTGTCGCGCTTGAACCTGAGCCAGGCCAGCTGGCCTGGACTCCGGGCTTCGGCGCCCTTGTCGGGGCCGTCGGGGTGCCGGGACTCCTCAGCGGCTGCGATGGCGTTGGTGTCCACCGAGAAGCTGGGGGCCGGGGATGGCGTGGTCATCGAACTCCTGTCCCCGAACGGAAAGCGGCGTCCTCCGGGTGGGAGGAGCTAAGGGGTTGGAACGGACCCAACCAATGGAGTTGACAGTGGTCAATGCACGGTGCAAGTCATCGACGGGTCTTTAGGTTGTTGATCTGAACTTGACAAAATAAATGATCTTCAGGGATTGACTCGTTCCCTGACGGAGCGGCAAACCGGGGTGAGCCGGACGGCTGCGTCCGGTCAAAGGTGTGTCCCTTTCGTTATGCGGGGCATCCGGGCGTTCTGGTGACGGATGGACACAGACGGCCCTGGTGGAAGTGCATTGCTCCTACTGTCGGGTGATATTGGGCCCTAAGTGCGATTTGGGACCAGAAGGAGGCACTCCATGCGCGGAGCCACACACGCCAAGTGGGCCGCATGCGCGGTTACCGTCGCGCTGGCGGCGACGGCCTGCGGCGGCGGAGGGAGCAGCAGTGGCGGTGGCGGGAGCAACGGAGTCCTGAGCTCCTCCTGGGGAGACCCGCAGAACCCGCTGGAGCCGGCGAACACCAACGAGGTCCAGGGCGGCAAGGTCCTCGACATGGTCTTCCGTGGTCTCAAGCGGTACAACCCGAAGACCGGCAAGGCCGAGAACATGCTGGCCAGCAAGATCGAAACCACTGACTCGGTCAACTTCAAGATCACCATCAAGTCCGGCTGGACCTTCAGCAACGGCGAGAAGATCACCGCGAAGTCCTTCGTGGACGCCTGGAACTACGGCGCCGACCTGAAGAACAACCAGAAGAACGCGTACTTCTTCGGCTACATCGACGGCTACGACAAGGTCCACCCGGACACCGGCAGCGCCACGGCCACCACACTGTCCGGGCTGAAGGTCGTCAACGACACGACCTTCACGGTCAAGCTCAACCAGAAGTTCTCCACCTTCCCGGACACCCTCGGGTACGCCGCCTTCGCCCCGCTGCCCTCGGAGTTCTACACGAACCACTCGGCGTGGCTGTCCAAGCCGATCGGCAACGGCCCGTACACCATCAAGTCGTACACCAAGGGCTCGGAGATGAGCCTGCGCACGTGGGACAAGTACCCGGGCTCCGACAAGGCGCAGAACGGCGGGGTGGACCTCAAGGTCTACACCGACAACAACACCGCGTACACCGACCTGACCGCGGGCAACCTCGACCTGGTCGACGACATCCCCGCCGCGCAGCTCAAGAACGTCAAGTCCGACCTGAGCGGGCGCTACATCAACACCCCGGCCGGCATCATCCAGACGCTCGCCTTCCCCTTCTACAAGCCCGAGTGGAACACCGCCGGGGCCAAGAAGGTCCGGATCGGCCTCTCGATGGCGATCAACCGGCCCCAGATCACCAAGACGATCTTCGCGGACACCCGGACCCCGGCGACCGACTGGACCTCACCGGTCCTCGGTGCCGCGGGCGGGTACAAGGCCGGGCTCTGCGGCAGCTCCTGCACGTACAACCCCACCGAGGCGAAGAAGATGATCAAGGAGGGCGGCGGCATCCCCGGCGGTCAGCTGAAGATCACGTACAACGCGGACACCGGCTCCCACAAGGAGTGGATCGACGCCATCTGCAACAACGTCAACAACGCGCTCGGCAACGACAAGGCCTGTGTCGGCAACCCGGTCGGCACCTTCGCCGACTTCCGCAACCAGATCAGCGCGAAGAAGCTGTCGGGCCCGTTCCGCGCCGGCTGGCAGATGGACTACCCGCTCATCCAGAACTTCCTGCAGCCGCTGTACTACACCAACGCCTCGTCCAACGACGGCCACTGGACCAACAAGACCTTCGACAAGCTGGTCAACGAGGCCAACGCGGACACCGACACCGCCTCCGCCGTGCAGAAGTTCCAGCAGGCCGAAGGGGTACTGCGGGACGACATGGGCGCCATTCCGCTCTGGTACCAGAACGGCAGCGCAGGCTACTCGGACCGCATCTCGAACGTCGCGCTGAACCCGTTCAGCGTCCCGGTCTACAACGAGATCAAGGTCCACTGACGCCACTGGGAGTACGGCCCGGCGCACCGCGAGCGCCGGGCCGTACTCCCTCCTACAACGACCCCCGGAGCCCCTCATGGGACGTTATGTGATCAGGCGTCTGCTCCAGATGATCCCGGTGTTCATCGGTGCCACGCTACTGATCTTCCTGATGGTGAACGTGATGGGTGACCCCATCGCCGGCCTCTGCGGAGACCGCGCCTGCGACCCGGCGACCGCTGCTCAGCTGCGCTCCCAGTTCGGCCTCGACAAGTCCGTGTGGCAGCAGTACCTGACCTACATGGGCAATGTCTTCACCGGGGACTTCGGCACCGCGTTCAACGGTGAGAAGGTCACCGACCTGATGGGCAGCGCCTTCCCCGTCACCATCAGACTCACCGTGGTGGCGATCGTGTTCGAGATCATCATCGGCATCACCTTCGGTGTGATCACCGGGCTCCGCCGGGGCCGCCCGATCGACAGCACGGTCCTGCTGCTCACCCTGGTCGTCATCTCGGTCCCGACCTTCGTGACCGGTCTGCTCGCCCAGCTGTTCCTCGGGGTGAACTGGGGGATCATCGAGCCCGCCGTCTCGCCCTCGGCCCCCCTGAACCAACTCATCGTGCCCGGACTGGTGCTGGCGTCCGTCTCCCTCGCGTACGTCACCCGGCTGACCCGGACGTCGATCGCGGAGAACCGCCGCGCCGACTACGTCCGCACCGCCGTCGCCAAGGGCCTGCCGAAGCGCCGCATCATCGTCCGGCACCTGCTGCGCAACTCGCTGATCCCGGTGGTGACGTTCATCGGTACGGACATCGGCGCACTGATGGGCGGTGCCATCGTCACCGAGCGCATCTTCAACATCCACGGTGTCGGTTACCAGCTCTACCAGGGCATTCTCCGCCAGAACAGCCAGACGGTCGTCGGCTTCGTCACGGTCCTCGTCATCGTCTTCCTGGTGGCGAACCTCATCGTCGACCTCCTCTACGCCGTTCTCGACCCGAGGATCCGGTATGCCTGAGTCCCAGAATCCCGACGAGGCGATCGCCGGCACCGGCGCCGGTGGGCCCATGGACCTCGCGACCGGCGAGGGCGCCACGCTGGAGGGCGCGAAGCAGGCCCACGACGGAGGCCCCGAGGAACGGCCCCGCAGCCTCTGGTCCGACGCCTGGCGCGATCTGCGCCGGAACCCGATCTTCATCATCTCCGGCCTGATCATCCTGTTCCTGGTGGTGATCTCGATCTGGCCGCAGCTGATCGCCACCCAGAACCCGCTCAACTGCAACCTCGACAAGGCCCAGCAGGGCTCCCAGCCAGGGCACCCGTTCGGTTTCACGGGCCAGGGCTGCGACGTCTACACCCGTACCGTCTACGGGGCCCGCCAGTCGGTGACCGTCGGTGTCTGCGCCACCGTCGGAGTGGCCCTCATCGGCAGCTTCCTCGGCGGTCTCGCCGGGTTCTTCGGCGGCGCCGGCGACGCGATCCTCTCCCGGATCACCGACATCTTCTTCGGCATCCCGGTGGTCCTCGGCGGTCTGGTCCTGCTGTCCGTGGTCACCAGCAGCACCGTCTGGCCGGTCATCGGCTTCATGGTGCTCCTCGGCTGGCCGCAGATCGCCCGTATCGCGCGCGGCTCGGTCATCACCGTCAAACAGAACGACTACGTCCAGGCAGCGCGGGCGCTCGGCGCGTCCAACTCCCGGATGCTGCTGCGCCACATCACGCCGAACGCGGTCGCCCCGGTGATCGTGGTGGCGACCATCGCCCTCGGTACGTACATCTCGCTGGAGGCGACGCTCTCGTACCTCGGCGTCGGCCTGAAGCCGCCCACCGTGTCCTGGGGCATCGACATCTCCGCCGCCTCCCCGTACATCCGCAACGCCCCGCACATGCTGCTCTGGCCGGCCGGTGCGCTGGCCGTCACGGTGCTCGCGTTCATCATGCTCGGCGACGCGGTGCGCGACGCCCTCGACCCCAAGCTGCGCTGAGGAGCCGGACCATGTTGCTCGAA from Streptomyces sp. NBC_01267 harbors:
- a CDS encoding ABC transporter permease is translated as MLRFLIRRTLGALVILLIISAVTFYLFYAAPRDPARMACGKICTPQTLELVRHNLGISDPVPVQYWHWLVGVFAGRDYATFGHCDAPCLGYSFANREPVWGTILDRFPTTVSLAIGASVVYLIFGVGTGMLAAVKQGKAVDKIASSASLLGSSMQIYVVGVLATYFLVDQWHLLSRATYTPFTQNPVSWATGLLLPWLVLSIIFTANYTRMTRSQLVETLSEDYVRTARAKGLSRATVFFQFAWRGAMGPIATIFGLDLGVLFGGAIITEQVFTLHGIGELSIKAVSNSDLPMLLGVVLVAAGAIVIFNIIIDAVYAMIDPRVRLA
- a CDS encoding ABC transporter permease, with amino-acid sequence MGRYVIRRLLQMIPVFIGATLLIFLMVNVMGDPIAGLCGDRACDPATAAQLRSQFGLDKSVWQQYLTYMGNVFTGDFGTAFNGEKVTDLMGSAFPVTIRLTVVAIVFEIIIGITFGVITGLRRGRPIDSTVLLLTLVVISVPTFVTGLLAQLFLGVNWGIIEPAVSPSAPLNQLIVPGLVLASVSLAYVTRLTRTSIAENRRADYVRTAVAKGLPKRRIIVRHLLRNSLIPVVTFIGTDIGALMGGAIVTERIFNIHGVGYQLYQGILRQNSQTVVGFVTVLVIVFLVANLIVDLLYAVLDPRIRYA
- a CDS encoding ABC transporter ATP-binding protein, with protein sequence MSATTPFLSVRDLKVHFSTEDGTVKAVDGLSFDVERGRTLGIVGESGSGKSVTNLTILGLHNPETTSVEGEIVLDGEELSRAPERTLERLRGKKMSMIFQDALTALSPYHTVGAQIAQPYRKHNGASRGEARKRAIEMLAKVGIPQPDLRVDDYPHQFSGGMRQRAMIAMALVCDPELVIADEPTTALDVTVQAQILDVLKDLQQQTGTSIIFITHDLGVIANVADDVLVMYGGRCVERGTTKEVLTAPQHPYTWGLLASMPSLSSPLGIPLTPIPGTPPSLLNPPTGCRFHPRCTFKDQVEGDACVTQQPPLDVTAGRGAACHLSAEQRQDLFTHQIQPRLS
- a CDS encoding ABC transporter ATP-binding protein — translated: MTTPTPLLEVSGLTKYFPVMGGFPFKRRIADVQAVDGLDFTVHEGESLGLVGESGCGKSTTGRLITRLLEPTRGRITYAGRDISHASRKELAPVRSEIQMIFQDPYSSLNPRQTVGKIVGGPMEVNGINPPGGQEKRVRELLEIVGLSPEHYNRFPHEFSGGQRQRIGVARALALQPKLIVADEPVSALDVSIQAQVVNLLQQLQRDMGISFLFIAHDLAIVRHFSHRVAVMYLGKIVEIADRESLYSAPRHPYTRALLSAVPEATVPDADAEQQDSRIRLTGDVPSPLNPPSGCRFRTRCWKATEKCATDEPPLLRLTDSKESHLTACHFPEEPPA
- a CDS encoding peptide ABC transporter substrate-binding protein; its protein translation is MRGATHAKWAACAVTVALAATACGGGGSSSGGGGSNGVLSSSWGDPQNPLEPANTNEVQGGKVLDMVFRGLKRYNPKTGKAENMLASKIETTDSVNFKITIKSGWTFSNGEKITAKSFVDAWNYGADLKNNQKNAYFFGYIDGYDKVHPDTGSATATTLSGLKVVNDTTFTVKLNQKFSTFPDTLGYAAFAPLPSEFYTNHSAWLSKPIGNGPYTIKSYTKGSEMSLRTWDKYPGSDKAQNGGVDLKVYTDNNTAYTDLTAGNLDLVDDIPAAQLKNVKSDLSGRYINTPAGIIQTLAFPFYKPEWNTAGAKKVRIGLSMAINRPQITKTIFADTRTPATDWTSPVLGAAGGYKAGLCGSSCTYNPTEAKKMIKEGGGIPGGQLKITYNADTGSHKEWIDAICNNVNNALGNDKACVGNPVGTFADFRNQISAKKLSGPFRAGWQMDYPLIQNFLQPLYYTNASSNDGHWTNKTFDKLVNEANADTDTASAVQKFQQAEGVLRDDMGAIPLWYQNGSAGYSDRISNVALNPFSVPVYNEIKVH
- a CDS encoding ABC transporter permease, giving the protein MPESQNPDEAIAGTGAGGPMDLATGEGATLEGAKQAHDGGPEERPRSLWSDAWRDLRRNPIFIISGLIILFLVVISIWPQLIATQNPLNCNLDKAQQGSQPGHPFGFTGQGCDVYTRTVYGARQSVTVGVCATVGVALIGSFLGGLAGFFGGAGDAILSRITDIFFGIPVVLGGLVLLSVVTSSTVWPVIGFMVLLGWPQIARIARGSVITVKQNDYVQAARALGASNSRMLLRHITPNAVAPVIVVATIALGTYISLEATLSYLGVGLKPPTVSWGIDISAASPYIRNAPHMLLWPAGALAVTVLAFIMLGDAVRDALDPKLR
- a CDS encoding ABC transporter permease, which codes for MTTPSPAPSFSVDTNAIAAAEESRHPDGPDKGAEARSPGQLAWLRFKRDRTGVVSACVVLFFFLIGICAPLISALYGKNPYDTYGQDTPGLLNDFANPVKPNGGISSDFWFGIEPGLGRDVFTFLLYGIRNSLLIATAATLFTVLIGVAVGVTAGYLGGKTDYFVGRVIDILLAFPSTLFFIAFMPIVLSVFVSPEESTPIWLTVLCLVGVLTAFGWASIARLLRGQVLALREREFVEAAKVTGASPARIIFKELLPNLWTPILIQATLGLPAFVTAEAGLAFLGVGIVDPTPDWGVMIQRGAAVYSDDITFMLFPGVAMVVFVLAFNLLGDSVRDAVDPKTNR
- a CDS encoding ABC transporter substrate-binding protein — translated: MTTSRRTFLISATAVAAASTMGLAGCSSGNAGGGSGSGSNGKHDAAKTSKIAVGTKADSTGPAPEAPGATKGGTVQVINRGDFTHLDPQRIYYAPNSSLDLMVTRALTGYKIADDGSMTLVGDLATDVGTVSDNGKTWTFTLKDGLKWEDGSAVTSADVKYSIERGFADFTTEGATYAQGWLTGSLTDFRKKYSGPYTGKSLDAVQTPDDKTVVFKLQTARQDFNFTLAMYTYAVASKKHDTKQAYDKKPYSCGPYRITSHVTDKSMELVRNEHWDPKTDPIRNAYPDKFEFEFGPTSLAGTDRFIADAGKDKYAVTIDINVATERVQTVLTDPKFKSRIVQGIGSGTSMWSINTTRITDTEVRKALNIAWPLQQIRQTAGGDSFGDYATTIMSPLVSGYEKFDLYGKLTTPTGDPVKAKAMLKKIGKVGQKIVLAYPQTDTYDKIAVVIQRALEKAGFNCITKPVDQNSMYDIFGKVDNKYDVYWTAWSADWPTGYTVFQPLFDKGTVFDNSPNYAHFTSPAVTKAIAAATAIADQEQAGKAWAALDKQIMEQAPVIPEFYMRRMYLHGSKVGNVQMDPNFDGCMLYKLYVKK